GCATTATTCAGTCGATTGTGTTCTCTTGATCCATcattaacaagtggtatcagagcctgcaATCCGAACCTGTGgtgagaagaagagatgggTGAAAAAGACTTCAAGATTCCGAAGTTTGACGGAGACTACGAGCATTGGGCTATGCTCATGGAGAATCTGTTGAGATCCAAAGAATGGTGGGAGCTTGTGGAAACAGGCATGATGCAGACCGACAGAAACGTGATCATGACCGGTGCTCAGCGAACGGAACTTGCAGAACAGAAGCTCAAAGATCTGAAGGTGAAGAACTATCTTTTTGCTTCCATTGACAAGACGATACTAAAAACGATTGTGAAGAAGGAGACGGCTAAGGACATCTGGGACTCTATGAAGAACAAGTACCAGGGGAACAAGAGAGTTCAGAGTTCGCAGCTACAGAGAATGAGAAGAAACTTTGAAGTTTTGGAGATGAAGGATGGAGACTCAATCACTGAGTACTTCTCAAGAGTAATGGTGGTAGCAAACGACATGAGAAACTTGGGAGAGGACATACCTGACGCCAAGGTAGTTGAGAAGATACTTCGAACTCTGGTGGAGAAGTACACTTATGTGGTGTGTGCTATTGAAGAGTCGAAAGATATCACTGAGATGACTGTGGATGAGCTGCAGAGCTCACTGCTCGTTCATGAGCAAAACCTGAGCAAACATGCGAGTGAGGAGCAAGTGCTCAAGGTAGAAGGAGGAAGAGGTCGTGGTGGATACTCTCAAGGAAGAAACTCTTACCGTGGTGGAAGAGGAGGACGAGGCAGAGGCAGTTCCAGCTTCAATAAGGATAATGTTGAATGCTACAGATGTCACAAGATGGGTCACTTCAAGAGTGAATGTCCCACATGGGAAAGGAACGCAAACTATGCAGAAATGGAGGAGGATTTACTTGATGGCTCAGAGTGATCCGGTGAAGCCAGAAGAGAAGCAAGTCTGGTATCTTGACTCTGGTTGCAGCAACCACATGTGCGGTGTGAAGGAGTGGTTCATAGACTTCGATGGGAGCTACCAACATCAAGTCAAACTTGGAGATGATAGGAGAATGCAAGTTGAAGGAAAAGGGAACTTGAGGCTGGAGATTGATGGTAAATTCCAGATAATTACATCCGTGTACTATGTGCCAGGGCTCAAGAACAACCTGATGAGTGTTGGTCAGCTACAGCAGAAGGGGTTGAGAATAGTGATTGATGATGATGTGTGTGAGGTGTGGCACAAGCAGCAGAAGAGGATGATCATGAAGTCAGCAATGTCAAGGAACAGAATGTTCATAGTTCATGCAAAAGAAGCGAGAGAAGGAGCTGGGGAAGCTCAAAACCTGATGACTGTTATTGGAGATGCAGAGGAGATGTGGCATTGCAGATTTGGACACCTTAGTCACGACAACCTGACGACAATGGCTGACAAAGAAATGGTGAATGGCCTACCAAAGCTTGCGGGTAAAGGAAGAGTCTGTGAGGTATGTATGAAAGGGAAGCAGATTCGTACAAACATACCAAAGCAGAGCAAGTGGAGAGCGAGTAGATGTCTGGAGCTGGTTCACACTGACATATGCGGTCCTATTGCACCTACCTCTGCGAGTGGGAAGAGGTACATAATCAACTTTATAGATGATTATAGTCGTAAGTGTTGGACGTCTTTCTTGGTTGAAAAATCAGAAGCATTCAAGGCGTTCAAGGAGTTCAGAGTGGCTGCTGAAAGAGAAAGTGGGGAGCTGCTGGTGTGTCTCAGGTCTGACAGAGGAGGTGAGTACAACTCAAGGAACTTCCAAGAGTATTGCACTGAGAATGGGATCAAGAGACATCTCACAACagcatacacaccacaacaaaacggAGTGgcagagaggaagaatagaAGTCTGATGAACATGGTACGGTGCATGCTATTTGGGATGAAAGTGCCTATCAGATTCTGGCCAGAAGCAACGCAGTACGCAGTGCACATCCTGAACCGAAGCCCTACTGTGATACTAGGAAACATCACACCGTCTGAGAAGTGGAGCAGCATGAAGCCATCAGTGGATCATCTCAGGGTCTTCGGGTGCATTGCTTATGCGCATATACCATACGAGAAGCGAGTGAAGCTGGATGAGAAGAGCATCAAGTGTGTCATGTTTGGCGTTAGCAAAGAATCAAAGGCTTACCGCCTATATGATCCTGAAGGGAAGAGGATTCTGATCAGTAAAGATGTGAGATTTGATGAAGGAGAACGATGGGACTGGGAAGAGAACGAGGAAGACAATGAGCAGTTTATCGATGAAGGAGAGGAGCTGTGTCCAACAGAAGCAGAAGAAGTAAACAATGGAGAAAATAATGAGAATGGAGCTGAAGAGGGAGAAAACACTGAAGCGGAGCCAACACCACCTACACCACCTCTCGACGAGAATGAAGACATCAACCCAACTCAATAAGTAGCAGAAGGATCTCAGAGAAACAGAACTGGTAGAAGCAAGACAAAACCAGTATGGATGAGAGACTATGAGATGGGTTTGTtcatggaagaagaggaagatctGATGGTGCTGGTTACTGAGATAGGAGATCCAGAGAGGTTTGAGGAAGCGGTTCAGCACGACAAATGGAAGCTCGCAATGGAAGCTGAGATGAACTCGATAGAGGAAAACAATACTTGGGAACTTGTTGAGCTGCCAGAAGGTTCCAAGGTCATTGGTGTTAAATGGGTATTTAAGACCAAGCTGAACGAGAAAGGAGCTGTAGACAAGCACAAAGCGAGGTTGGTGGCAAAGGGTTTTCATCAAACTCATGGTGTTGACTTCTATGAAGTGTTTGCGCCGGTTGCGAGATGGGACACGATCCGTTTGTTGCTCAGTGTTGCTGCTAAAAGAGGTTGGTGTGTGTATCAACTGGATGTAAAAAGTGCATTTTTACACGGTGAGCTCAAGGAAGATGTGTACGTCGAGCAACCTAAAGGATTCGAGGTGGAAAATGAAGAGAGAAAAGTCTACAAGCTGAACAAGGCTCTGTATGGACTGAGACAAGCTCCAAGGGCTTGGTATAACAGGATCGAAGGGTACTTTGAGAAGGAGGGATTCAAAAAGTGTTATTGTGAACACACTTTGTTTGTAAAGATTGAAGGAAGCAACGTACTGATCGTCAGTGTATATGTTGACGATGTGATCTACACAAGTAACTCTGAGACAATGCGAGAAGCTTTCAAGGAATCAATGAAGTTGGAGTTTGCAATGTCTGATCTTGGAAAGATGAAGTACTTTCTTGGTGTGGAAGTAATTCAAGACCAGGAAGGGATTTTCATAAACCAGAAGAAGTATGCAAGTGAAGTGTTGAAGAGGTTTGGGATGGAGCACTGTAACTCTGTTAGGAATCCGACAGTACAAGGTTGCAAACTCACTAAGGAGGGAGTGGGTCCAGAGGTTGATGCTACGCTGTATAAGCAGATGGTTGGGAGTCTGAGGTACCTTACTGCTACACGACCTGATCTCATTTATTCAGTCAATCTCGTAAGCAGGTATATGGAAAAACCAAAGGAGCAACACCTTCTCGCTGTAAAGAGGATTCTTAGGTATGTTCAAGGGACAATGGAGCATGGAATACAGTATCAGTTCAACAACAAGGACGAGTTGATGGGTTTTGTTGATAGTGATTATGCTGGAGATGAAGATGATAGGAAGAGTACTTCTGGGTATGTGTTCTTGAACGGTGGAGGAGCCATCTCGTGGGCATCAAAGGAAGCAACCTATCGTCACTTTGTCAACAACTGAAGCATAATATGTATCAGCTGCAGCAGGGGCGTGTCAGGCAGTTTGGTTAAGGAATGTGCTAGAGGAGATCGGGTGTAAGCAAAGTGAGGAGACAGTTCTGTTTTGTGATAACAGTTCTACTATCAAGTTGTCTAAAAATCCTGTCTTTCATGGGAGAAGCAAGCATATTCAAGTAAGGTTTCATTTCTTGCGTGAGCTGGTAAGTGATGAGATAATAGAGCTGGAGTTCTGTCCTACCCAAGATCAGTTAGCAGACATAATGACGAAGGCAGTGAAGTTGGAAGTGTTCGAAAAGCTGAGAGGTTACATGGGAGTTCAGGTGAAGAATGGTTAAACTGGAAGACAAGAGTGTTTCCAGTTTAGGGGAGGAATTGAAGACTAAGTCATGAGTGAAGTCCGAGTCTTTAGGAGTTGTTCAATAAGTTAGTTGCGATCATTATGGATCTGCTGATTTGTAGGAAGTTGTTGCTTTGAATTTATTTTCGATCATAAGGTCTATATAAGACCATTGTTGTATTACTCTGTTTCTTAACACAGAACTTTTAAATCATTTCAGTAAAAGGCATTATTCAGTCGATTGTGTTCTCTTGATCCATCATTAACATGGTCTGCTAGACCTTTGGGCTTCGTTCTTTTATTTGTATCTCTTGTTGGGCTTGGGTTCgtttttattaatcaaaacttgatggcaaaaaaaaaaaaaaacgattttgTAAATGTTATAATATGCCTGAAATATTTACACATTAAGCAAAATATGAGTTGATACCAATCCACTATACAAGTAATTTCCTCTATCCATAAATCAAAAGCTAAGAACAAGTTTATAGTACTAACACAgtcaaattcaaaataaaacggTCAATTAACTAAAGAATTAGTCAAATTGTCTGACGAATCACGTGAGAGAGACCCTAAACCCTGCCTAACCTTCTTCCTCATCCAGAAGCACACCATCTTCTCCCCGATCCTCGCCGGCGCCGATTTGCTCCTTGTCAACTCCGGCCGCCGCACAAACCCTAATTCCACTTCTTCTCTGACATTGCTCGCCGACTCGTTAACCCCGTTCACCTTCCCGGTGGCTCCGGAAGGAACTCCCGGAATAGTGTTTGCCGATCTAACCGTTTGCTCTCTCTCGTTGCGTGATTCTGCTTCTCTTCGGTTATTTTCTTCCCAGAATCTGAACGCCAATGAAGACGAGCTGAACGGCGCCGATCTGCTCCTCGTCAGTAAAAATGCGTTCATCGGCGGCGTGGAAGACGGTGACGCAAGCAATGTAGAGATTTTGAATTTCTCTTCTTCTGCAGGTGGTTCCGTTGCCGGACGGTTCACTTGGTTTACTGGAGAATCCGAAAGCTTATTATCGCTCTTCgtttcctgcggagaacacggAAACGTAAACGATCGCCATTTTGGCCAAAACGACGACGGTTTGATTTTCCCCGCGAAACCGTTGCAATAAAACGACGCGTTTCGGATCCACTCGCATCgtcttcgggtcgggttttcgcGGGAACGGGGCTGAATTTTGGGCTTCGATCGCTTGACTCGGACCTGGCCCATGCAAGTAACTTTCGGTGAAGACGGTTCTTGACTCACCACCGCCACAGCGGATTTATTCCGGCGAACGAAGAGTGGACTCGCGCGTGACCTTCCTTTGCTTCGGCTTCGGCTTCGGCTTCGCCTCCTACTTCTGCTTATGCTTCCACCGTTACTTTTGCTTCTCAGAAACCCCATGAAAGGCGGTCGATATTTCGCGACCCGACCCGGGCTCGAAACGGGTCTCCGAGAACtcatcatcgtcttcttctttacTCGGTCTCCCTTCTTTTCTCTTCTGTCCAGTTTCCACTAAATTCTGCTTTCGTTTTGTCTGAACTCTGACTATTTGCGTTTTTACTTTCACCacttgatattttttaaaataaaagattttatttttcgttGTCTGCAACGGGCAAATCGATTTTAGTGTCTTCTGTGACTAATGAGATCACTTTATAGTTTGCTTAATTTGATTTGCGGCTTACTTTGTTTGATTAACTTCTTAATTTACTTAACTTTCGTTCTTTTAAAGATTATGTGGTTCCATAACTAGTAGTAGAGATAAACAAGTACAGTTGATAACCCAACAACTTAACACTTAAGATTCCAACCTAGAAACTTAAACTCTTTTAAGactataatttaattattcttttaatcttcttttttgCTGAGTCTTTGACAGTTTGACTACTTTGGAAGgatcttttagaaaatttatatctatatttgaGGGTGTCGCTTGTTGagtatgaaaagaaaaatctttTTGCTTCGTAAAATCTGATAACTTACGTtcgataagaaaaaaaaacttattacgTCATTTATAAAGATAGTTAGAATCACAAATGATCGATATAACgtaatatttttctctttttggtgATGTACGACGTTTTCGATCATTAGTCATTTCTAACATCATACAAGCAACAATACTTTGCTATGTTTAGTAGGAGTACAGACTACAGAGTAACATTGATCTTAGTCTTAATTAGGCTTAAGAGAACTCTTTTTCAGAAATATATGAAATCCGTAATCTATCAGTCAGATTAACGCGGCTTAGATACTAGAGATAGTTGTCGAAACCAATGTTAataacttaatattattattatactaaaatttCTATAGGAAAATTCATATGGATGAGCACAAAAAAATGGACCCGATTACGGAAAAATTGCAATTTATTGGCCAATAATAATAAGAGATCACTAGAACTTGATGGTCTTAAAGCAGAATCCATGATAAGTCTTTTAGGACATCAAGTATGAATTTGACATTGCTTTTGATGTACATGATTTGAAGATGACTAAAAACATAAAGTGAAATCTCCTTCGGACAAATGAAAGCAGCATTCGACTCTTGTCTACCCACAAGTAAAAAAGTGATATATCCATTTTTTTGTGGTTATGACTGAAATTTCGTAACTATAGACAAATTTACCATgtattacaacaaaaaaaactgtagttagcaaagaaagaaatcaaaaacaaaaacatggcGTTTTTGCTACGAAACAAAACCGTGGTAAAAATGTGGCAAATTCGTGACTATGGCGGAAATTTTTACTACTGACTGTTATCGACACCCTCACTAACCCATGAAAACGTATCCacccaaaatatatttatcgtTTGCTCTCAAAGAACCAAAATAATCATATGGGAACTCAACATAGTAAAGTATTTTTTAacatgtttaccaaaaaaaacatagtaAAGTATTATTGTAAATACACTAAAGCAAAAGCATGGCATAGAAACGAACATTCAACCCTTTACAAAAAGTGATTTCCTTATTAGAACTTATTGCTTGCCTATTTCTATACAAACTCATAGATGTTACTTTTCAAACATTATCTTCGAATATAACTTTTTTCACCACATGTGCGTGAGACTTTAGTGTCTAAAGAAAACGTAATATAGAGATCCGCTTTACAcggaaaaaaaagttttttcaCTCTTGCGTGTAGTgacaaagagaagaagacacTTCAAAGACGACAATCACACGGGAAAGACACGAACCTAGAACATTTTCCTCTTTCAATGTGAACTCAAGTAACAAATCGTAGTCTCTTACCAGTTCTTTTCATAAACTAGAACATTCTAAATGCTTAGACATGCATGtgatacaaaaaaaacaacaagaaTAAACAATTTAAGACCGGCTTAGCACGACCATATTTTATGACATTCATGTTGAGAAAATGTTGAACTATTGGAAGTTACTGGGCTAAAATCACTTTTTGACCTAactaaaaatgtcaaaattcAGATATAGTTAGGAATCCGAGGTCTATTTGTAGTTCTACTAGATGAAGGGGATGTGCTGctattataaacaaacaaacttcTATTAGATACACTAGTGTTAGTGCTTGAATCCCCAAAAACTAGAGACCAATGAACTTTTCTCTTCAATGTATGAAGCAATGCCTCTTTCAATATAGATATGCCAATAGGaaggaaaaaatgaaataaaatatgactTAGTAAGTGTGAAGAAAGATCCTATTGTGAGTTTTGACGCTCGATAGGTGATTGAGATCATCTTGAACTCAGCAAAACAGTTTTGAAGCTAAACtgctattttttatatacactTGGGACTAATCTGAAACTATGAAGGAAAACAGAAGTCGGCGAAGGTTTCGTGTTGGGTTTCATGGGCCAGTCAGGTTTAGGAAATAAATAATGTCGGGTCGTTACCAAACTCTCTGGCTTATACGCTAATGGCCCAAAAACAAAGTGGACCGACGGAAAGATAAAGTTTCATAACGAAAATGTTTAGAAATCATAACATTAGGTGAAATGTCCATATCCCCAAATTAACTACCTATTAGTATTATACATTGTCAGAAGCATATTTTATTATACGTACACTATATACACACATACGATGTGTTGGACGACAATAGAATCATATGATTAGTTGAAATTATTAAATTCCAACGGCTAGTTCGCAGTTTATTTATATCCATATATGAAAACAGGAACAGCTTTATTATAAGCAAAAAGGTTTTCTGTTCATGGAAGATCAAGATGCCACATGGGAGATTTCAAAATGCATTTTTATTATGAGATTTGTGAGAACATAAGAAGACTGGTACAAGCTGGCCACAGATAAGGAAAACTTGTTGGGCTCGACATCAAAAGTCAATGGTATTGGTATAGGCAGGTAATACTCTATCCATTGGACAAAACTAATTTACTCTTCAATCATCTTATTGAAGATGTGGTATTCTGGCGATATAATGAACTATATAAAAATCATTGTGATGTTTATTTGATGGATATATGTTcagagaaaattttgttttacagTTTCCTAATTTTGTCCTGATAAATATATGTTGTTACATGAATTTGTGTTATATGTCCAATAATTTCGATGTTCGTTCATTTATTGAAAAATTACTTAGAAATGTGGTGGATCTGTCCGAAAATAGGATATGGTGATCAATGATAAACTAGTTTTCATGATGTTTGTCAATCCAAAGATATAAATGTTATATGGTGACATATTAGAGCATTTCTAAATTGATAAAAAGGCGGTCTAGCTGGTGGTTGATATTTTTGTTGACATGTTTGGTCGTTCTACTTCTAGTTATGCAAGCGTGTACATGACCCCACATACTCATATACGAATTCTGCAGATGAAATATTGTGTAATGTGTATAGGCCTTTTTTAGCTGCAGACGAATAAAAACTTTCAACTGTTTAGCGTAGGCTTTTTAgcttgtgagagagagagagataagaaacACCATCTGTAAGACGTTTGAGGAAACACTTTAGGTCTCTAATGTCTATTTGGTTGCCATAGGTGCTTCTTAGAAGCACTCAAATTTGTAAATACCatgttttactctgtttttgctGGGTAATTTCAAATCAAATTACCACAAGAAGtttatggaaaaaaaaagtaaatagaaATGGTAATTACGAAgctgttaaaaagaaaaaggaaagtgGGGCCCACAGAGCGGCCCAATAAAGACATACCGTCACAAATACTCAACCCACATCTTTGAATCAAATCCCATTTCTCTCTATCTTGGCAATAATAACGATAATGTGAAGCTGAGAAGACATCTTCGCACCTCAGTAAAGATCCTGATCTCACCCGTTTCAGCTATACTGCCTTTTCCTCTTCTTTCTCCGATAACAAGCTCACAGAGAAGCGCGTTTTGAAGTTGTTGGGGACTCTCCAgcgttatttaaaaaaaaaaaaaaaatctggagCCTCTCCTACACCTTAACAGATCTCTCTACCGCAGGTACGCTTCCCAGAGTTCAAGATCAATTGTTGAGTTGAACTATTAACTTAGCTCACAGATATAGAGATCTGGCAATATATCGTGTGATATTTCCTTGGAGTTTTGGTGTGAAATGTTAAAAGCTTTATTGTCTTATTGAGTGTTTTGCTGAGGAGAGGAGTGTATTAGTTAGAGATGACATCTAGATTCAGGTAGGTTTCTTTGAAATGACTATTTTGTTTTTGACTTAATGGGGATCATACAGGAGGAGGAATTAGATGGGGAAAAAAGCGAAATGGTTTTCATGCGTTAAGAAAGCTTTCAGCCCTGATTCTAACAAGGTCTTGTgtagtttctatatatatatatatattattcattattcTTTTGGTGTgtcttcttgacatctttgatgtttttttttcagaagtCGTCGAAACACAAATCGCCTGAGAGCCCCAATGGTTTGACCTCtaaccctcctcctcctcctcctcctcctcctcctcttgagGTGAGAGTAGCTGAAGTGGTTGTTGAACGGAACAGCAATCCTTCCCCTCCTTCGACAGATGCTATGAATGCTACTACGTCTGATA
This genomic stretch from Raphanus sativus cultivar WK10039 chromosome 3, ASM80110v3, whole genome shotgun sequence harbors:
- the LOC108846439 gene encoding uncharacterized protein LOC108846439 — its product is MMSSRRPVSSPGRVAKYRPPFMGFLRSKSNGGSISRSRRRSRSRSRSKGRSRASPLFVRRNKSAVAVVSQEPSSPKVTCMGQVRVKRSKPKIQPRSRENPTRRRCEWIRNASFYCNGFAGKIKPSSFWPKWRSFTFPCSPQETKSDNKLSDSPVNQVNRPATEPPAEEEKFKISTLLASPSSTPPMNAFLLTRSRSAPFSSSSLAFRFWEENNRREAESRNEREQTVRSANTIPGVPSGATGKVNGVNESASNVREEVELGFVRRPELTRSKSAPARIGEKMVCFWMRKKVRQGLGSLSRDSSDNLTNSLVN